From Vigna unguiculata cultivar IT97K-499-35 chromosome 5, ASM411807v1, whole genome shotgun sequence, the proteins below share one genomic window:
- the LOC114184746 gene encoding transcription repressor OFP4-like, giving the protein MCSKKRKRFMRALFKTNGGCGCRNPKSYEVLQPSIHQNTTNPTTSGDNDNNVFSEVHTNHENPNNDNMRKPNSKLIDTVAVEKDSKDPHKDFRESMLQMIFQRQIFTKTDLQDLLECFLRLNAADNYQVIVQAFMEICHETFPKKNINDADANAASFNNKI; this is encoded by the coding sequence ATGTGttccaaaaagagaaaaaggttTATGAGAGCTCTGTTCAAAACAAATGGAGGCTGTGGATGTAGGAACCCTAAATCCTACGAAGTACTCCAACCCTCAATTCACCAAAACACAACAAACCCTACCACTTCCGGCGACAACGACAACAACGTCTTCTCCGAAGTTCACACAAATCATGAAAACCCTAACAACGACAACATGAGAAAACCAAATTCAAAACTCATTGACACTGTTGCGGTTGAGAAGGATTCAAAGGACCCGCACAAGGATTTTCGAGAATCCATGCTTCAAATGATCTTTCAGAGACAAATCTTCACCAAAACCGATCTTCAAGACCTTCTCGAGTGCTTCCTCCGCTTGAACGCCGCCGATAACTACCAAGTTATCGTTCAAGCTTTCATGGAGATTTGTCACGAAACGTTCCCCAAGAAGAATATCAACGATGCAGACGCCAACGCTGCTTCTttcaataacaaaatttga